From Polaribacter butkevichii, a single genomic window includes:
- a CDS encoding DUF3575 domain-containing protein, whose amino-acid sequence MKKILLAFGLLVSSLSYAQQEIKLDIGDALVIKNLEFSYESYITENSSFGVSTAFNLAKQEAKFRYNENTMITPYYRNYFSANQQWNFFGEAFFGINWGKEKLPNNGGSDFTYEKYTDGALGVAVGTKYIAESGLTIDVHAGIGRNLFSTAAPTLVPRIGVNVGWRF is encoded by the coding sequence ATGAAAAAAATACTTTTAGCTTTCGGACTCTTAGTTAGCTCTTTAAGTTATGCTCAACAAGAAATTAAATTAGATATTGGAGATGCTTTGGTTATAAAAAACTTAGAGTTTTCTTATGAAAGCTACATCACAGAAAATTCTTCTTTTGGTGTTTCTACTGCTTTTAACTTAGCAAAACAAGAAGCTAAATTTAGATACAATGAAAATACCATGATTACTCCTTATTACCGTAATTATTTTTCTGCAAACCAACAATGGAACTTTTTTGGTGAAGCTTTTTTTGGAATCAATTGGGGAAAAGAAAAACTACCTAATAATGGAGGTAGCGACTTTACTTATGAAAAATATACAGATGGTGCATTAGGTGTTGCTGTTGGTACAAAATATATTGCTGAAAGTGGTTTAACAATTGATGTACATGCTGGTATTGGTAGAAACTTATTTAGTACCGCCGCTCCTACTTTAGTGCCTAGAATTGGTGTAAATGTTGGTTGGAGATTCTAA
- a CDS encoding efflux RND transporter periplasmic adaptor subunit, protein MKNIYILLFSLLFFTCGNTEQKTETVKETTITSNQIKISTQQFKNEAMQLGELSEQTFNTVINVNGMIDVPPENKSSVSTFVGGYVTKIPLLIGDKVKKGQLVAILKNTEFIKIQQQYLEISAQLNFLKNEYQRQKTLFDEKITSQKNYLKAESNYKVSLASYNGLGKKLQMMNINPNSVKQGNITSTINLYAPISGYVTKVNVSNGSFVSSSSELLEIINTDHIHLELSVFEKDILKIKKNQKIEFKIPEASDKTYEATVHLVGTSINADRTIKVHGHINDEESNNFISGMYIEAAIICDVKKEISLPKSAIKKSEDVYFALVLKEQKDDYYLFEKTKLNIGLQNENYAQIVDDTLLQNKKILTNGNFMLSDDFNDE, encoded by the coding sequence ATGAAAAACATATATATACTCTTATTTTCATTACTTTTTTTTACTTGTGGAAATACCGAACAAAAGACAGAAACAGTTAAAGAAACTACAATAACTAGCAATCAAATTAAAATTAGTACACAACAATTTAAAAATGAAGCCATGCAATTAGGTGAGCTTTCAGAACAAACTTTTAATACCGTTATAAATGTTAATGGTATGATTGATGTTCCGCCAGAAAACAAATCTAGCGTAAGTACATTTGTTGGTGGTTACGTAACTAAAATTCCGCTTTTAATTGGTGATAAAGTTAAAAAAGGTCAATTAGTGGCCATTTTAAAAAACACAGAATTTATTAAAATTCAACAACAATATTTAGAAATTTCTGCACAACTCAATTTTCTAAAAAACGAGTATCAAAGACAAAAAACCTTGTTTGATGAAAAAATAACATCGCAAAAAAACTACTTAAAAGCAGAAAGTAATTACAAAGTTAGTTTGGCTAGTTATAACGGATTAGGTAAAAAATTACAAATGATGAATATCAACCCAAACTCTGTTAAACAAGGCAACATAACCTCTACCATAAATTTGTACGCACCAATTAGTGGCTATGTTACAAAAGTAAATGTAAGTAATGGCTCTTTTGTGTCTTCGTCTAGCGAACTATTAGAAATTATAAATACAGATCATATTCATTTAGAATTATCTGTTTTTGAGAAAGATATTTTAAAAATTAAAAAAAATCAAAAAATAGAATTTAAAATTCCAGAAGCATCAGATAAAACTTATGAAGCAACAGTGCACTTAGTGGGAACCTCTATAAACGCAGATAGAACCATTAAAGTGCATGGACATATTAACGATGAAGAAAGTAATAATTTTATTTCGGGAATGTATATTGAAGCCGCTATTATTTGTGATGTAAAAAAAGAAATATCGTTACCAAAAAGTGCTATTAAAAAAAGTGAAGATGTTTATTTTGCGTTGGTTTTAAAAGAACAAAAAGATGATTATTATCTCTTTGAAAAAACAAAATTAAACATTGGGTTGCAAAATGAAAACTACGCACAAATAGTAGATGATACTTTATTGCAAAATAAAAAAATACTCACCAATGGAAATTTTATGTTATCCGATGATTTTAATGATGAATAA
- a CDS encoding DUF3575 domain-containing protein: MKRIALIVLLFSNLIIFSQEKEEKFPQDINKKHEVKLNVFGVLVFEWIDVSYEYLINEESSFGVGVLVGFDNNEDIDEYRKFSLTPYYRRYFSSKFARGFFVEGFGMLHSYENNNYDYYINGNYQHNDKTNTEFAVGISVGGKFISKKGFTTEIYLGIGRNLGRDNGSLEVVGRGGVSLGYRF, from the coding sequence ATGAAAAGAATTGCCCTAATTGTGCTATTATTTAGCAATTTAATTATTTTTTCTCAAGAGAAAGAAGAAAAATTTCCGCAAGACATTAACAAAAAACATGAGGTAAAACTAAATGTTTTTGGTGTTCTAGTATTTGAATGGATAGATGTTTCTTATGAGTATTTAATTAATGAAGAATCATCTTTTGGAGTTGGTGTTCTTGTAGGTTTTGACAATAATGAAGATATAGATGAATATAGAAAATTTTCTTTAACGCCTTATTATAGAAGATACTTTTCTAGCAAGTTTGCAAGAGGTTTTTTTGTGGAAGGTTTTGGAATGTTGCACTCTTATGAAAACAATAATTACGACTATTATATTAATGGTAATTACCAGCACAATGATAAAACAAATACAGAATTTGCTGTTGGTATTTCAGTTGGTGGAAAATTTATTTCTAAAAAAGGCTTTACTACAGAAATTTATTTAGGCATAGGCCGTAATTTAGGTAGAGATAACGGCTCTTTAGAAGTTGTAGGCAGAGGTGGGGTATCTTTAGGCTACAGGTTCTAA
- a CDS encoding CusA/CzcA family heavy metal efflux RND transporter, translating into MLEYIIKFSLKNKLIIFIFTIFIIGFGIFSLTKIPIGAVPDITNNQVQVITTSRNLSTQDVEQFITYPVELEMANLPGVEEIRSVSKFGLSVVTIVFKDNMGTYLPRQLIAEKIKSASEKIPQGFGTPEMGPITTGLGEIYQYILDVKPGYENRYSATELRTIQDWIVKRQLSGIPGVVEVNTWGGFLKQYEIAINPNKLNAMHISVAEIYNALEKNNSVAGGGYIEKTNQAFFIRGEGLIKSLEDVGHIVVKNEGIPIYIKDIAKVGFGSATRFGAITGNGQGEKVLGQIMMLKNGNSKAIIDAVKERVKAIQNNLPEGVYINGFLERSELIDKTTFTVSENLILGSLIVIFVVVLLLGNLRSGIVVASVIPLSLLFTISLMNTFGIDANLMSLGAIDFGIIIDGAVIIVEFIAFRIISESDKLKLLKKEEKQEEIDAITLKSASKMMNSAIFGQLIILIVFIPILSLSGVEGKMFKPMALTFSFALVGAMLLCLTYVPVVSSLFLKPSKPSDKNISVRLMKILNLWYKPSIHWALQHKKIVIGLAGFLLISSIILFTRMGGEFVPTLDEGDFVIQPVLKTGTSLGKTIEITTKIEQILLDNFPEVDQVVSRIGAAEVPTDPMSMEESDVIIKLKPKSEWVSAKSKDQLADKFKEALAIIPDMEVEFTQPIEMRFNELITGVRADVAIKIFGENLSVLATKADEIRTLIKDVQGASDIIIEKVEGLPQMSVTFNRSKIARYGLNISDVNQLITMGFAGGTVGNVFEGEKRFDLVIRLDKNNRKNLSSLQHLYVDTPGGNKIPLSELADIKYTTGPAKISRDDTKRRIVVGVNVRNRDLQSVVDDVKTIIDSKLKLPVGYTITYGGQFENLQSAKARLKIAVPIALVLIFLLLYFAFGSIKEALLIYSAIPLSAVGGVVLLWLRGLPFSISAGVGFIALFGIAVLNGIVLIEHFKELKKEGMDNIEERIKRGTAERLRPVLLTAAAAALGFLPMAISTNAGAEVQRPLATVVIGGLITATILTLIVLPVLYAWFEEKKSRKINKTVIITIIGFLSVANTNAQSQLTIEETLALAIKNNANLKASNLKIDESKALIGNAFSIDKTSIYYNYDENNLATNNLPLKIFGIAQDFKFPTVYFANKKVNKVKVSIQETNYNIQVLQIKKAVYAHYYQLSYAKNKAETYRFLDSLYQDFAKKSARKFNLGETNYLEMITAKSKQKQLETSYKQAVQEVVFSTEQLKSIVQTDTLHILDEPLKKLNVQSIATKDNLGVQYFEDAKNYQNALYQKEKQSLLPDISLEYFQGTNNLLKNTVSGYQIGLKIPLFFTGNTSKIKASKISKDIILEQQQDYKIKLEAEYKALLATLHQYNEAVNYYENQGKNLKNEIIKTANRTFKEGEIDFFQYIQSIETAKDIELSYLNNLNAYNQTAININYLILNTF; encoded by the coding sequence ATGTTAGAATACATTATAAAGTTCAGCTTAAAAAATAAGCTGATTATTTTCATTTTCACTATTTTTATTATCGGTTTTGGAATTTTCTCATTAACCAAAATCCCTATTGGTGCTGTTCCAGATATTACCAATAATCAAGTACAAGTAATTACTACTTCACGTAATTTATCTACACAAGACGTAGAACAATTTATTACCTATCCGGTAGAATTAGAAATGGCCAATTTACCAGGTGTAGAAGAAATTAGATCTGTTTCTAAATTTGGATTGTCTGTTGTAACCATTGTTTTTAAAGACAATATGGGTACTTATTTACCCAGACAACTTATTGCAGAAAAAATAAAATCTGCTTCAGAAAAAATTCCTCAAGGTTTCGGAACACCAGAAATGGGGCCAATTACAACAGGTTTGGGTGAAATTTATCAATATATTTTAGACGTAAAACCGGGTTATGAAAACCGATATTCTGCAACAGAGCTAAGAACTATTCAAGATTGGATTGTGAAGCGTCAATTATCCGGAATTCCTGGTGTGGTTGAAGTGAACACGTGGGGAGGTTTTTTAAAACAATACGAAATTGCCATCAATCCAAATAAATTAAATGCGATGCATATTTCTGTTGCTGAAATTTACAACGCACTAGAAAAAAACAACAGTGTTGCCGGAGGTGGTTATATTGAAAAAACAAATCAAGCTTTTTTTATTCGTGGAGAAGGTTTGATAAAATCTTTGGAAGATGTTGGTCATATTGTGGTAAAAAATGAAGGGATTCCAATTTACATAAAAGACATTGCCAAAGTTGGTTTTGGAAGCGCAACACGTTTTGGAGCCATTACAGGAAATGGTCAAGGAGAAAAAGTTCTTGGTCAAATTATGATGCTCAAAAACGGTAACTCTAAAGCAATTATTGATGCCGTAAAAGAACGCGTTAAAGCAATACAAAATAATTTACCAGAAGGTGTTTATATTAACGGATTTTTAGAACGTAGTGAGTTAATTGATAAAACCACATTTACGGTTTCAGAAAACTTAATTTTAGGATCGTTAATTGTCATCTTTGTAGTGGTTTTATTATTAGGAAACCTCCGCTCTGGTATAGTAGTTGCCTCTGTTATTCCATTAAGCTTACTGTTTACTATTTCATTGATGAATACTTTTGGAATAGATGCAAATTTAATGAGCCTTGGCGCTATCGATTTTGGAATTATTATTGATGGTGCGGTTATTATTGTAGAATTTATAGCTTTTAGAATTATAAGTGAGAGCGACAAACTAAAATTACTTAAAAAAGAAGAAAAACAAGAAGAAATTGATGCAATTACATTAAAAAGTGCTTCAAAAATGATGAATTCTGCCATTTTTGGTCAATTAATTATTCTAATTGTTTTCATTCCTATTTTGTCTTTAAGTGGTGTAGAAGGCAAAATGTTTAAACCCATGGCATTAACATTTAGCTTTGCATTAGTTGGCGCAATGCTACTTTGTTTAACCTATGTACCGGTGGTTTCTTCACTATTTTTAAAACCGAGTAAACCAAGTGACAAGAATATTTCTGTACGTTTAATGAAGATTTTAAATTTATGGTACAAGCCTTCTATACACTGGGCTTTACAACATAAAAAAATTGTTATTGGTTTAGCAGGATTCTTATTAATATCAAGTATTATTTTGTTTACTAGAATGGGAGGAGAATTTGTGCCCACTTTAGATGAAGGAGATTTTGTAATTCAACCTGTATTAAAAACAGGAACTTCACTCGGAAAAACCATTGAAATCACTACCAAAATAGAACAAATTCTTTTAGATAATTTTCCTGAAGTAGACCAAGTAGTTAGTAGAATTGGTGCCGCAGAAGTACCAACAGACCCAATGTCTATGGAAGAAAGTGATGTAATTATTAAATTAAAACCAAAAAGCGAATGGGTTTCTGCAAAAAGTAAAGATCAATTAGCAGATAAATTTAAAGAAGCTTTAGCCATAATTCCGGATATGGAAGTAGAATTTACCCAACCCATAGAAATGCGTTTTAATGAATTAATTACAGGTGTTAGAGCCGATGTTGCTATCAAAATATTTGGCGAAAACTTATCTGTTTTGGCTACAAAAGCAGATGAAATAAGAACGCTTATTAAAGATGTACAAGGAGCATCTGACATCATTATAGAAAAAGTAGAAGGACTCCCTCAAATGAGTGTTACTTTTAATAGAAGTAAAATTGCTCGTTATGGTTTAAATATTTCTGATGTAAATCAATTAATAACTATGGGTTTTGCAGGCGGTACAGTTGGTAATGTTTTTGAAGGTGAAAAACGTTTTGACTTAGTAATTCGATTAGATAAAAATAACAGAAAAAACTTATCTAGTCTTCAGCATTTATATGTAGATACTCCTGGTGGAAATAAAATTCCTTTAAGCGAATTAGCCGATATTAAATACACAACTGGACCTGCAAAAATATCTAGAGACGACACCAAACGTAGAATTGTGGTTGGTGTTAACGTAAGAAATAGAGATTTACAATCTGTGGTAGATGATGTTAAAACTATTATTGATAGTAAACTTAAATTACCTGTTGGTTACACAATTACTTATGGCGGACAATTTGAAAATTTACAAAGTGCCAAGGCTCGTTTAAAAATTGCGGTACCAATTGCATTGGTCTTAATATTTCTATTACTCTATTTTGCATTTGGCTCTATAAAAGAAGCGTTGTTAATCTATTCTGCTATTCCGCTTTCTGCTGTAGGTGGCGTTGTATTGTTATGGTTACGCGGGTTACCTTTTAGTATTTCTGCAGGTGTTGGTTTTATTGCATTATTTGGAATTGCCGTATTAAATGGAATTGTGTTAATAGAACATTTTAAAGAACTTAAAAAAGAAGGAATGGATAATATTGAAGAACGCATAAAACGAGGAACAGCAGAACGATTAAGACCTGTTTTATTAACAGCAGCAGCAGCAGCTTTAGGTTTTTTACCAATGGCCATTTCTACAAATGCCGGCGCAGAAGTTCAACGTCCTTTAGCAACGGTAGTTATTGGTGGTTTAATTACAGCAACTATTTTAACGCTTATTGTTTTACCTGTATTATATGCTTGGTTTGAAGAAAAAAAATCACGCAAAATAAATAAAACAGTAATCATTACTATTATTGGTTTTTTATCTGTAGCTAATACAAATGCACAATCTCAACTAACAATTGAAGAAACCTTGGCTTTGGCTATTAAAAATAATGCCAATTTAAAAGCTTCTAATTTAAAAATTGATGAAAGCAAAGCTTTGATAGGAAATGCTTTTAGTATTGATAAAACTTCTATTTACTATAATTATGACGAAAACAATTTAGCAACAAACAATCTGCCTTTAAAAATATTTGGTATTGCCCAAGATTTTAAATTTCCAACAGTTTATTTTGCTAACAAAAAAGTAAACAAAGTAAAAGTTAGTATCCAAGAAACTAATTATAACATTCAAGTTTTACAAATTAAAAAAGCAGTTTATGCTCATTATTATCAACTAAGCTATGCTAAGAATAAAGCTGAAACGTATCGATTTTTAGATAGTTTGTATCAAGATTTTGCAAAAAAATCGGCACGTAAATTTAATTTAGGTGAAACCAATTATTTAGAAATGATTACTGCAAAATCTAAACAAAAACAGTTAGAAACAAGCTATAAACAAGCGGTGCAAGAAGTTGTATTTTCTACCGAACAATTAAAAAGCATTGTACAAACAGATACGTTACATATTTTAGATGAACCGCTTAAAAAACTAAATGTACAAAGTATAGCTACTAAAGATAATCTAGGAGTTCAATATTTTGAAGATGCTAAAAACTATCAAAATGCTTTGTATCAAAAAGAAAAGCAAAGTTTATTGCCAGATATAAGTTTAGAATATTTTCAAGGTACAAATAACCTATTAAAAAACACTGTTAGCGGATATCAAATAGGATTAAAAATACCATTATTTTTTACGGGAAATACTTCAAAAATAAAAGCTTCTAAAATTTCTAAGGACATTATTTTAGAACAACAGCAAGATTATAAAATAAAGTTAGAAGCCGAGTACAAAGCTCTTTTAGCAACGTTACATCAATATAACGAAGCTGTAAATTACTACGAGAACCAAGGAAAGAACCTAAAAAACGAAATTATAAAAACAGCCAATCGTACCTTTAAAGAAGGTGAAATTGATTTTTTTCAATACATCCAAAGCATAGAAACCGCTAAAGATATTGAACTATCATACCTAAACAATTTAAACGCATACAATCAAACGGCTATCAACATTAACTATCTTATTTTAAATACATTTTAA